A section of the Triticum dicoccoides isolate Atlit2015 ecotype Zavitan chromosome 7A, WEW_v2.0, whole genome shotgun sequence genome encodes:
- the LOC119328100 gene encoding probable cinnamyl alcohol dehydrogenase 5 → MAPTAAEQSQQHTRKAVGLAARDVSGHLAPLAITRRSTGDDDVVIKILYCGICHSDLHSIKNDWKDATYPVIPGHEIAGEVTEAGKNVTRFKAGDRVGVGCMVNSCQSCESCDKGFENHCPGMIFTYNRVDRDGTLTYGGYSSMVVVHERFVVRFPDAMPLDKGAPLLCAGITVYTPMKYHGLNAPGMHLGVLGLGGLGHVAVKFGKAFGMKVTVISSSPGKKQEALERLGADGFVVSKNADEMKAAMSTMDGIINTVSANIPMAPLFGLLKPNGKMVMVGLPEKPIEVPPFALVAKNKTLAGSFIGGMRDTQEMLDLAAKHGVTADIEVIGAEYVNTAMERLAKADVRYRFVIDIGNTFDKAAAAAK, encoded by the exons GAGCACTGGAGACGACGATGTCGTCATAAAGATCCTGTACTGCGGGATCTGTCACTCTGACCTGCACAGCATCAAGAACGACTGGAAGGACGCCACGTACCCGGTGATCCCCGGGCACGAGATCGCCGGCGAGGTCACCGAGGCCGGCAAGAACGTGACCAGGTTCAAGGCCGGCGACCGTGTGGGCGTGGGGTGCATGGTGAACTCGTGCCAGTCCTGCGAGAGCTGCGACAAGGGCTTCGAGAACCACTGCCCGGGCATGATCTTCACCTACAACCGGGTCGACCGCGACGGAACCCTCACCTACGGCGGCTACTCCAGCATGGTGGTGGTGCACGAGCGCTTCGTGGTCCGGTTCCCGGACGCCATGCCGCTGGACAAGGGCGCGCCCCTGCTGTGCGCCGGCATCACCGTGTACACCCCCATGAAGTACCACGGGCTGAACGCTCCCGGGATGCACCTCGGCGTGCTGGGCCTGGGCGGGCTCGGCCACGTCGCCGTCAAGTTCGGCAAGGCCTTCGGGATGAAGGTGACGGTGATCAGCTCATCGCCGGGGAAGAAGCAGGAGGCCCTCGAGAGGCTAGGCGCCGACGGCTTCGTTGTCAGCAAGAACGCCGACGAGATGAAG GCTGCGATGAGCACCATGGATGGCATCATAAACACGGTGTCTGCAAACATCCCCATGGCCCCTCTCTTCGGGCTACTCAAGCCCAACGGCAAGATGGTCATGGTCGGCCTCCCAGAGAAGCCTATCGAGGTCCCTCCCTTTGCTCTGGTTGCCA AGAACAAGACCCTGGCCGGGAGCTTCATCGGCGGCATGAGGGACACCCAGGAGATGCTGGACCTCGCGGCGAAGCATGGTGTGACGGCAGACATCGAGGTGATCGGCGCCGAGTACGTGAACACGGCCATGGAGCGCCTTGCCAAGGCTGACGTCAGGTATCGGTTCGTCATCGACATCGGCAACACCTTCGACAAGGCCGCCGCGGCCGCCAAGTGA